One Mycobacterium marseillense DNA window includes the following coding sequences:
- a CDS encoding amidase: MLANGELTAPELLEVYLARIAQFDSQLRCYRVVLADRARYEAAAAQDRLDAGERLPLLGVPVAVKDDVDVAGEVTTFGSGGHRPPVSADAEVVRRLRAAGAVIIGKTNVPELMMMPYTESLTFGATCNPWDPRRTPGGSSGGSAAAVAAGLAPLALGSDGGGSIRIPATWCGVFGLKPQRDRVSLEPHDDAWYGLSVNGPIARTVLDAAVFLDATSTVPGPEGEFVTAATRRPGRLRIALSTKAPTPLPVRVGKRELAAVDQAGALLRDLGHDVITADPEYPASAILTNYLPRYLRGICDDADALAHPERLEPRTRNLARLGSFFSDRRMESIRAAEGAVVSRIQAIFDDVDVVITPGTATGPSRIGAYQRRGAVSTLLRVGQYVPFQQVWNLTGQPAAVVPWDLDPDGLPMSVQLVGRPYDEATLLSLSAQIESARPWALRRPPVS, from the coding sequence ATGCTGGCCAACGGTGAACTGACCGCGCCGGAGTTGCTCGAGGTCTACCTGGCGCGGATCGCGCAGTTCGACAGCCAACTGCGGTGTTACCGCGTGGTGCTCGCCGACAGGGCTCGCTACGAGGCCGCTGCGGCGCAGGACCGCCTGGACGCGGGCGAACGGCTGCCGCTGCTCGGTGTGCCGGTCGCGGTCAAGGACGACGTCGACGTCGCCGGGGAGGTGACGACCTTCGGCAGCGGCGGACACCGGCCGCCGGTGAGCGCCGACGCGGAGGTGGTGCGCCGGTTGCGCGCCGCGGGCGCCGTCATCATCGGCAAGACCAATGTGCCCGAGCTGATGATGATGCCGTATACCGAGTCGCTGACCTTTGGCGCTACCTGTAATCCGTGGGATCCCAGGCGCACGCCGGGAGGCAGCAGCGGCGGCAGCGCCGCCGCGGTCGCCGCCGGGCTGGCCCCGCTGGCGTTGGGATCCGACGGCGGCGGCTCGATTCGCATCCCGGCGACCTGGTGTGGCGTATTCGGCCTGAAGCCGCAACGCGATCGGGTGTCGCTGGAACCCCATGACGATGCCTGGTACGGGTTGAGCGTCAACGGCCCGATTGCCCGCACGGTGCTAGACGCGGCCGTGTTCCTGGACGCGACGTCGACGGTGCCCGGTCCCGAGGGGGAATTCGTGACCGCGGCGACGCGAAGGCCCGGCCGGCTGCGAATTGCGTTGAGCACCAAGGCCCCCACCCCGCTGCCGGTTCGGGTCGGCAAGCGGGAGCTGGCGGCGGTCGACCAGGCCGGCGCGTTGCTGCGCGATCTCGGGCATGACGTCATCACGGCCGACCCGGAATATCCGGCCTCGGCGATCCTCACCAACTACCTGCCCCGCTACTTGCGGGGCATCTGCGACGACGCGGACGCCCTGGCTCATCCGGAACGTCTGGAACCGCGCACCCGCAACCTGGCCCGCTTGGGGTCGTTTTTCTCGGATCGCCGGATGGAGTCCATCCGGGCGGCCGAGGGGGCCGTCGTCTCGCGCATCCAGGCGATCTTCGACGATGTCGACGTCGTCATCACGCCCGGAACAGCGACGGGCCCATCGCGTATCGGGGCCTACCAACGGCGCGGCGCAGTGTCGACTCTGCTGAGAGTGGGCCAATACGTTCCCTTCCAACAGGTTTGGAATCTGACCGGACAGCCCGCCGCGGTGGTTCCCTGGGACTTGGATCCAGACGGTCTGCCGATGTCGGTCCAACTGGTCGGCCGGCCGTATGACGAAGCGACGCTGTTGTCGTTGTCGGCGCAGATCGAATCCGCGCGACCGTGGGCACTTCGCCGGCCGCCGGTGTCGTGA
- a CDS encoding DNA-deoxyinosine glycosylase produces the protein MSTPLLRGFPPVVDGRARTLILGSFPSAQSLVAGQYYANPRNAFWSITGELFGFEAAAPYDRRLAELQTHGIALWDVLHACRRGGSADSAIDPTSLVVNDFGNFFADYPAITAVYFNGVKAADLYRRRVVSPDEIQYHRLPSTSPAHAIRPGAKLAAWAVITGAA, from the coding sequence ATGAGCACACCGCTGCTGCGGGGATTCCCGCCGGTCGTCGACGGGCGCGCCAGGACGCTGATCCTGGGTTCGTTTCCCAGTGCGCAATCACTGGTGGCGGGCCAGTACTACGCCAACCCGCGCAACGCGTTCTGGTCGATCACCGGTGAGCTTTTCGGCTTCGAGGCCGCCGCGCCCTACGACCGGCGGCTGGCCGAACTGCAAACCCACGGAATCGCGCTCTGGGACGTGCTGCACGCGTGCCGTCGCGGCGGCAGCGCCGACTCGGCCATCGATCCAACAAGTTTGGTGGTCAACGACTTTGGCAATTTCTTCGCCGACTACCCCGCCATCACGGCGGTCTACTTCAACGGCGTCAAGGCCGCCGACCTCTACCGCAGGCGGGTGGTATCCCCCGACGAGATCCAGTACCACCGGCTGCCGTCGACCAGCCCGGCCCACGCGATACGGCCGGGTGCCAAGCTCGCGGCGTGGGCGGTGATTACCGGCGCGGCGTAG